TTATTTCCCCTTTCTTAATCTCTAGGGAAAGAGGTCACTGGAGTCCAACAGTTACCAAAATATAATACCTCCTGCTCCAAGAATAAATATGGTCCATGAGGAGCTCGAGAGCGAGGATTTTATATTCCGCACAAATGTTGATGAGTTGTGAGTAGCAGGTTAACTAGCGAGTGCCTCAAGGTTTGAAGGTTTGATGAAAGAAGAAGCTAACACATCAAAAGAGAGATGCGTTTGTCACCCTGCAATGGTGTTTGTGGGCCTTGTTGTGCAATGGCGTGCTAGGGATCTATGTACAATATGGTTGTACATTGCGTGCTTGTGTTAGCTCTAGTTAAAGAATACTGTGACATCCTTTTTCCCGATTATGACATGTCAGTTTCATAGGTACAAAATCATATATTTGCCGGTAGCTGTTTACTGGGAGCAAGCCTGCCCTAAATTTTGTTTTTGAACTCGACGAGAAACTAGAACTTAGGGTGGGATCCTGGAAATGGCATGGCTTTGTTTGAGTTGGTTCATCTATGTCAGTTGAATCAATACAGTTTTGTTTGTTTGGAAAAGAAGACAAGTTAATTTGACAGCATATTTGGTTCATCAAACTTCAGGATGCAGAAGAAGCTGAAAGCTGAAGCAGCTCAGAAGCGCTGTGGGCATACCTTGAGGAGCGGGAGCACATGAGCGATTGAGTGCTTTTCCAGCATGAGCCCTGGGTGTTTGACTATAACATCGAACCTGCAGAAACTAGCTAGTGCGGACACACCTTTTTCTGGATTGAAATTCAAATCGACCAGTAAGTTTCAGGCCCTGTTAGGATGTTGGTTGACCTATTTTTCACTGTGGAGGAAATTCCTTTTCCTCCACGATGAAAGGCAAACACAAGTCAGAAAAGTATGGATTATCGACTATCGCTGAAGGTAAGGATTCTCTTTCCAGCATTCCTGGTCTAGTTTTGTTTGGGTTTAGGCTTAGATGTGGTGGGTTCTCGCTGACTGCTTTACTTGTTTGGAAGAGCTCCTTGAGCAGCAGGGGCAGCTGTACCAAATGTAAGGTTGCAGGGAATTAAATGAACTAAGATGTAGTTGAAAAAAAACTAGCTTTTTCTCATAGAAAGAGTCTCTATAGAGTTTGTCCTACAAAATCATTTTGGCCACATAATCACTTTCCAAGAGAATCATTTTCCATAGATAATCACTTTTTAAAAGAAGCTCTAACAAATAGGCCCGTGCACTCCCCTTCTCCCTTTTCGTTCTGCCTGGGCCTTTATCAGCTTCAGTGACCTTTTCTTCACTTTGTGCTCCCACTTCCTTGCAAAATCTTGCCTGCTATTTGAATTAACCTTTTTGATGATTCTTCGTGCGGCCAAGCCTCCTCCACATCTTCACCGATGACTCTACTGTTGGATCCGCCGGCACTCCCATTGCATTTCACACACTGACTTGAGGGtgaatctccttttcagccaGCGCCCCAATTATGCTCGTCGCCGTGAGTAGTGTGACCATCTCCGGTTATGGCCTGCCGGAGATAGCTCCTGAGCCCTGACTGACGACGGCGTTCGATTGGCTATTGTCGATGATCCATGGCCGGCCCCATCACGTCGAAATGTTTCAGAGCAATCCATGCATCTAAAATCACCTGCATGCTGGAGTTGCGATCGCGGCATCTCTTGTTTGATGATCAAGATCAGCGCCTGGCTGGCTAATGAAACGATGATCAGCTCTCCACACGACAGCTCTATTGCTGGCTCGTTCCGACGGTGCACCTCCACAGCCCTGCCGACTGGCGTGtaagtttagggggtgtttggatacacctcctaaagtttagtacccgtcacatcggatgtttggatactaattaggagtattaaatatagattatttacaaaacccattgcacagatggaatctaattcgcaagacgaatctattaagcctagttagttcataatttgacaatgtgctgctacagtaaacatgtgctaatcatggattaattaggctcaatagattcgtctcgcgaattagtataggggttctgcaattagttttataattagctcatatttagtccttctaattagcatccgaacatccgatgtgacactcctaaagtttagcaccttatatccaaacacccccttagcttGCTCAGAAGTAGTCCTCCCACGCGCAATTGCCTGGACGTCCAGTTATCCTTCTCCTTTGTTTTTCTGTATTAGAGCAAGACAGGAGCTGGAAATGGTCTCCTTCGGCGTCCATATTCAAACCCATTGTAACCAGCCAATGACGACATGCTTGGGAGTTACCTGCCATTTGCATAGTATGCGCAGTTTTCCCCTTCTTCCCAGTCGTCCCTACCATCAACGGCGAGGTGAGCATCACCTACTACTACTAGCTTAGAGAGGCAGCGATAGATGATTCATGGTGGTGGGCATCTGCAACTCCATCGATAACACACAGGTACGTGGAGCACGAATCATTCTTAACTTAATTGCGCATACATGTCTATCAGGCTCTTAATTTGTGGAGATTCTCACCTTGTAATCCAGTCTTTTTGCACTAGCTGTGACTAATGCAGCCCACTCATAAGGGCTTCCTTTTCCATGGTATGCATCAAATATTTCTGTTCTTACCAGCATGTATAACTAGAGATTGAGGATTGACCAACCATTCTGCCTTCTTTTATGTGTGCGGATTTCGTTCTACGCCCTACAATCAAAGTGCCGTCGTTGTGAATACTGACACAGTAGTCAAAACATTACTTTGACCAGTAATATTATTATAGTAAAAAGACAAGGCAAAATGTAGCAAAGTTTTCATGTTTAGATATGAGCGGTTCAAGTTTAAACGTATTGACCGCATGGAACCCAAAACGACACTTATTTGTAATTCGCAAGCCATCTCCACTTAATTCAATAGAAGGCATGCAACTAATATCAATCCGTGCCATTACCATGCACAAGTTTAAATCAGGTTAGGTCAAAGGAGATGCCTTTTGAGTTATATAGTGCATACGTTTTGGTCAATGAACATTCATTCTAGCCACAAATCACAAGATATTAAGGGACACTCTGGAATTCACAATTTTTTAGGTCAACAAGTCTACTGCATTCGACTTATTCATTGAAGAGGGATGGGAAACTGTTTCATCACTACACATTTTCCCACTGAGAGGGCTCTCCGTACACATGTGACTACCAAAAGTACAGATTTGTACAAAGAAACAAAAGCATAAACGTATAGGTCCTGGTTTTTGCTGCCTCGGTCATCTTCTACAGTTTTCCATATTTACTTTTAGTCAAAGCAAAAACTGTTGTATTTACTGCTTTATTACTTTTAAAGGATTCGTCCAGAAAATAAAGTGATGGAATCGATGCAACAAAGGGATGACAGATCAAGGTGGATAGCGCATAGCAATCATAATATAAAATGCTTCACAAAATGGGAGATAGAAATAATAACCAACAACTATAGAACTATTATCGGGAGGGGTGCTTTCGGAGAAGTTTACAGAGGAGTCCTGGACAAAAGTGTGGTTGCTGTGAAGAGATTTGTCCACAATGTGAGGGAAAACTTTGATCAAGAATTGACCGCCCATCGCGAAGTCAATCACAAAAACGTAGTCAGGCTCATTGGTTACTGTGTAGAGGAAAATGCCCTAATGATGGTCACCGAGTATATCCCTAACGGAAACCTGAGTGGCGTTCTTCACAGTGACAGCAGCATCCCAATCTCTCTGGAAAGACGCATTAGAATCGCCACAGATTGTGCAGAGGCATTGGCATACATGCATTCTTACATGTATACTCAGGTCATTCATGGGGACATCAAGCCTGCAAATATACTATTAGATGAAAGCCTAGATGGAAGCCTCAGGGCAAAAATATCAGACTTCGGAATATCAAGACTAGTCAATGACCCAGATAGAACCTTGTTCACAGCCCATGTAGTGGGCAGCATAGGTTACATGGATCCTTTGTTTGCTCGGGATGGACGCCTCACTGCGAAGAGTGATGTTTACAGTTTTGGAGTTGTCCTGGTTGAACTGATCACTCGGAAAAGGGCAACAACATCAGGTGGGGAAGCCAACATTGTTGATGTATTTACTAACACTCTTACAAATGGGTTCAGAGGGGTGAGAGAGATCTTTGATGCTGAAATTACAAGCCAGAACAACATGAAGATTCTGGAAGGGGTTGCAAAGCTAGCCGGTGAGTGCCTGCTGATGGAAAGGGGAAGACGTCCTGATATGATTGATGCGGTAGAACGACTCCGGACATTTGGGAAAGCTGCACATCAAGGACAACAACGGAAGAGCAAGCCAACGCCTCCAGCTCTAGTGAATACTTCGCCCTCAGACCTCTGCCGCCGGTTCTCTCATGAAGAGATGAAGGCTGCAACAAGAAACTTCGACGACTCGCTTCTTGTTAACCCCGATGACATTTTTGGTAGTAGAGTTTACTGTGGTGAGATTGATGGGGGAGCAACCAAAGTGGCTATCAAGTGCCCAAGAAACAGGCATGGTGGTGGCCGTGAATCCCATTCTGTGATAGAGATGAGGTCAAAGCTCAGACACCGTCATATTGTGCCCCTGGTAGGTTATTGCGATGAGAACAGCGAAATGATCCTGGTGTACGATTTCATGGCTCATGGAACTCTGCACTATCACTTGTATGACAACAAGGAGCAGCGCCTTACTTGGAAGCAGCGTTTGGAGATCTGCATTGGTGCAGCTCGTGGCCTACACTACCTTCAGAGAGGTACAAAGCATGGCATTATCCACGGGAACCTGAACACAGAAACTATTCTCCTCGATGAGAATTGGGTTGCCAAGATTACTGATGGTGGTTTGTCCGATAATGCTAGCAACTACTGGGTCTTACGTGTCAATTTCTTAGCAGCAGAACCTCATGGCCTAACTGAGGAATCAGATGTCCATGCTTTTGGTGCTCTGTTGTTCGAGGTCCTGTCTGGAAAACTGGGTCGAATTCTTCCAAAGAAATACATGTTAGAATGGGCATTGCGTTACAAGGAGGAGGGCAGGCTTCATCTTTTTTTTGACCCCGCCCTTAAGGGAGAAATTAATCTGCAGTCTCTGAACAAGTTTGTCGAAATCGCTGCGAAGTGTGTTGCTGATCAGGAAATTGACCGTCCGTCGATGGAGGATGTGCTCTCGGACCTGGAGTGTGCCCTTCAGTTGCAGGTGGACGTGAGTGCAGGGGCGAGTGGAAGTGGAAGCTAAGCTAAGTTTGGTGTCAGGACGTCAGAGGGTGGAATGGGCAGGCACGATTTCGGAAGAACGGATTCTGATGAGCTGAACACTATCTCAGTGCCCGTATTGCGACTGTATCGAGGCTCCCTTGAGCATGTTTTCATGAGCTAATGCTGTTCCATATTGCCCGTTGTGTATTTGGTTTATATCTTCTGCATTGCGACTCTAAAGTCTAAAGTCGAGCCAACCTGTACAGCGAATTAGGACAATAAAGCAATCTATAGGGTAatgtattactccctccgtttttttACATGTTCTAAGTCAAACATGTCCAACTTTGattaaatttatagaaaaatataataacaaCTATACTACCAAACATATGCACTTCAAAATATATTCCATTGTGGATTCAATGAAATAATTTTAGTCTCGTAGATGTTGTtgaatttttctataaacttggtcaaagtggcacaagtttgacttaggacaaatctAATGTGACGTGTAAAAAAACCTAAAGGGAGTACATAGCAATAGCAATAATATGTATTAAGAATTGTACTTATTTGATCTTAGTTGCATAATTTTCACTTGACAACATCAATTTTTGGTGTTCCTTGGAATAAACTCTTCAATGATATACTCATAATCAATGTTTTTTCCACTTAAAAAAATCAATCTTTCCAATATGTCACTCTCAAATGCTATTTATCATGGCTAGATCATTTGGTCTTTCTTGTGTCATTATATAACACATTGCATTTTTGAGAACCGGGTTCATATTTTCAGATCGACTTGCACTTGTAGAAGAAATGGCTTTGGAACACCAACGTCTAGATCAATTTGACATGTatagaaaaatgaaaagaacaaaattGAGGGATACACGCTCAAACAATAAATAAACTAGTTCACTAGTTTGTACTTCATATATGAAGGATTATGTAGAATTGATCGATTGAAGGGGGAAAAAACCCTTTGTGGCTTATCTCCGGGTTGTCCCTGAGCGCCACATCGCGTCCTGGTACGAGGAATCGAAGGGCTGGAGGAGGCctcaccggcgccgcctcgccgcctcgtGCGAGTGACGAGTCGCGCCCTCGACCCTTGCTCAcaggcgtcgccggctcggcaGTCACCGCACCCTAGCCTATCGACAGAACGAATCGACGCCCACGTTCGGCCTTCCGAAACCTGAAAAGTACGAGGCGAGAATAAGAACTCAGCTAGGGTCTAGGGAAACATGAATCAATGGGCCCTCTTGAAAGTTGGGGGTATAATGTGAGTTTGGCTGTGCCAAGCAGTAATAGTGTAAATAAATCTTTCAAAAAGTAATAATGCAGACTCGGGATCTCTGTGCAATCTGACTCGATTAGAAGACATAATAGCTATGTTGTTAATATCGTTCTTCCATTCTTTTTTCAATCATGGCATGGAAAAATATCCCTATGCATACCTTGGCCATTTTAGAACAGTTTCGTGTGTCCAGGCGGACTTTGCAGAGAAtgaggtcatgtttagttcccccaaaatcctaactttggcactatgcaaagagaagattccccgtcacatcaaacttacggtacatgcatggagtactgaatgtagacgaaatcaaaaactaattgcacagttttgttgtactttgcgagacgaatcttttgagcctaattagtcaatatttgaacaataatttacaaatacaaacgaaatgctacagtgttgctacaataaTTTTAGTTgttcaaagttgggcaactaagcCTGAAATGACGATTTAAACTGGCATGTGTGTAAATCTAGAAGACACTCTGTTTCTGCCTACCTGCCAATTACAAGCAGACGAGCCGAATCCACGGATACCACCAAGAACAGAGCACCTAGCACAAGAGGGAGCCGACCCGACCCGCCTTCCCAGTCGCCGGCGGGATGGCTTCCTCGTCGGCGTACCCCGACGCTGACGAGAACCTGGAGGCCATCATCACCCGCATCGAGCAGAAGTCCCGCAAGATCGAGACACTCCTCAAGCAGTAATCCCCCTTCCCCCTTCTCCtgccgacctcctcctcctcccccgcttCTTGATTGGCCCAATCCTTTCTGCGCGGCGCGCGCAGGTCGAAGCCGGTGGAAGCCCTGAAGACGGCGCTCGAGGGGTCGCCCCTCAAGACCCGAGATGAGCGATGCAAggttcgattttttttttcaatgctTGGTCTTGTTTCTTCCATGGCTTCGATCTGGATTTCTTGACAGGCAGTGTTGGTTGGGCGCAGTCGGCGAATTGGATTGTGGTGCACCGGGCGATGATGGCGATTAAGGACGTCGACGGCATGTTCAATTCGCTAGATCCTGAGTACTACGACATCCTCATGAAGTGAGACACATCTCCATTCCTCTTCACCTCCCCTCCATTTTCATAACTCTTCCGAGATTCAATTTTCTTGGTCAGAGCAGGGCAGTGTCTTTTTACTTTGGATGGTGCCAATAGCCAGTTTCTGGTTTGGATTCCAGATGTGTATCACTGTATTGTAGCATTTAGTTGTATTGATCCTCCCTGAATGTGTCATAGTTGATGAATTGAAAACATCATACTTCCTAATGTGGAACAGAGCTTGTGATTTTGATCCTGCCATGCTCCTAACGATCTGTCAATGCGTCCTGGTTCGGACTTAACTTTCAATCTTTTCCCTTTTGGGGACTAGAAATGTTAATAACTTAGAGACTAAATTTGAGAATGATTCCATTGGAGTATATAGATTTGTTTTTTGGGGGCTGTTGCTCTCTCTAGTTAAAATAAATGCTATTTTAGATTTTGCGCATTCAATCTACTTTGGCTTTGATAATTATATCTTTATACATTTTGGATCAGCCATATGAAACAATGTGTAAAATCCTCTTTAAAAATTCTCCATAATTTTATTTGACAGATATATTACAATAGAAAATTATGATCAAAGCCATACTTTGAAGTCAGTGTGCAAAATGATATCTACGTGTCTGAATGTGTACAATTTTTGCAAATTTGCGCTACAGTTGACaatgaattttatttttgaaaactgTACAGCGGGGGAGGCCCCCACTGTgataaaatatattaaaaaggaagaagaaactgtACAAGGATAAAACAAAAGGGGCACCAAAGTACCCTAAAAGGAAAAAACTTCAAGATAGAGCTATACAAGCTAAGCTAAATTAAATCAACCCAGTTAAGGTAAGGTAAGATTGTCTATTGCTTTCTTTGATTCTGTGAGCTTGAAGTCTGGCCTCATCCACAAAGTGTGGCAGTATGACTTCAAGAGTTAAACAATCACTGTACTTAGTCTTACCGGAGCATGAAATTTGGATACATTACTTCTGTCTTAATCTTAATAGTGCTTTCTGCACCATCATGTTCGTTGATCAGATATGCTGACTGATGTACCTAGGCTTATCCACATTGCCACTCCTATTTCCTATTTTTTATTAAGTTGCAACACATTTTTTTATGACAAAATTTGTGGCCAATTGAGTTGTCTATGCACTACTTCACTGCAATTCTTCTTCACTTTAATTGATGTGTGTGTCTCCTAACATCTGTCCACATATGATTCTTTGGCTCCTTTGATGGCACAGCTTCTGCTTGTTGCATAAGCTTCTTATTTAAAATGCTGTTGGAAAGCAGCTTCTGCTTATTGCTGCTTTTTAGTTCATTCACAGAATCTGCTTACCAATAAGCTACTGCAGAATCCTGGCTTTTGGTACAAcctctgctttttttttcccctgctggttaGCTGAGAAATCTGCTTTTCAGTACAAGCTGTGACAAGCAGGGGGCTATAGCAGTTGCTCTATGAGCAGTAAAAGGTTTTGGAGTGAGGCATCAATATTTCCTTACGTGCTCTTTTGTTTATGATTTTTGTGGAAAGCGGTGTATGAAAGCAACATGATTTAAAGATGAATTTTCTTGCAGGTACCTTTATAGAGGATTATCGACAGGGGACAGACCAACGTGTGACCAGTGCCTCAAAATTCATGAAAAACTGACTGAGAAGGCAGGCTTAGGATGTATATTGCGATCACTTGCTGACACTGCAAACACTGTGTGAGCTTCATCTCTGAGGGTGGGCAGAACGAAGTTTGCTTCCTGCTTGTGATAAATCATAGCAGACAACTTAGGTATATGAAAATTTTTAGCTAGCTgttttgcatctctttttttgTCATCTGTCAGTTTCAGTTAGAGCTTCATTGTACCTTACTAGAATGGCTGAATATGAACTTATGTAGTATTATGCTGTTTTGAACTCTTTTACTAGACTCTTGGGTTTCGCTACTATAGCTAAAATTCAAGGTGTTTCTGTACCATCAGAGCTGAAAAGATGGTTGGAATGTCTTTTTGGCCCCAATTGTTAAGCTTCCAATCTTATGGTTTTGTTCTCCATTCTAATGTAAATGTGTATTATCTGGCTACCAAACCTTTAGTTTTGTGTTTTGTGCTTAGAATGgctgttcttctttctttcccAAATGTATGGCCATACTtacaaaaaggaaaaggagaaggcGTGTGATAAATGCTGAAAGTGAAATTATTCTATGGTACTAGAATAAAATGTAACAATCACTTTTAGAACAGTACGTGTACTAACATTCTCATCTTTGTAAAATAACACTATCTAAAATATTGGTTGAAACTGAAACCCAGAATCCCCGGAAGTAC
This genomic window from Setaria viridis chromosome 8, Setaria_viridis_v4.0, whole genome shotgun sequence contains:
- the LOC117866939 gene encoding receptor-like protein kinase FERONIA codes for the protein MESMQQRDDRSRWIAHSNHNIKCFTKWEIEIITNNYRTIIGRGAFGEVYRGVLDKSVVAVKRFVHNVRENFDQELTAHREVNHKNVVRLIGYCVEENALMMVTEYIPNGNLSGVLHSDSSIPISLERRIRIATDCAEALAYMHSYMYTQVIHGDIKPANILLDESLDGSLRAKISDFGISRLVNDPDRTLFTAHVVGSIGYMDPLFARDGRLTAKSDVYSFGVVLVELITRKRATTSGGEANIVDVFTNTLTNGFRGVREIFDAEITSQNNMKILEGVAKLAGECLLMERGRRPDMIDAVERLRTFGKAAHQGQQRKSKPTPPALVNTSPSDLCRRFSHEEMKAATRNFDDSLLVNPDDIFGSRVYCGEIDGGATKVAIKCPRNRHGGGRESHSVIEMRSKLRHRHIVPLVGYCDENSEMILVYDFMAHGTLHYHLYDNKEQRLTWKQRLEICIGAARGLHYLQRGTKHGIIHGNLNTETILLDENWVAKITDGGLSDNASNYWVLRVNFLAAEPHGLTEESDVHAFGALLFEVLSGKLGRILPKKYMLEWALRYKEEGRLHLFFDPALKGEINLQSLNKFVEIAAKCVADQEIDRPSMEDVLSDLECALQLQVDVSAGASGSGS
- the LOC117834206 gene encoding actin-related protein 2/3 complex subunit 5A translates to MASSSAYPDADENLEAIITRIEQKSRKIETLLKQSKPVEALKTALEGSPLKTRDERCKSANWIVVHRAMMAIKDVDGMFNSLDPEYYDILMKYLYRGLSTGDRPTCDQCLKIHEKLTEKAGLGCILRSLADTANTV